The Candidatus Methylomirabilota bacterium genomic sequence CTCCTCAAGAGGGGGGGTTAACATTAAATAAAAGGGACCAATGGCATCAAAGTTAAAGTTTGGGTTGCTGTTGCCTCATTTTTGTGAGCATGCGTCAGTTGAAAAATGTACCGAAGGGTCAAAAAAAGCTGAAGCCTACGGCTTCGACTCCGTTTGGGTTAGAGACCATCTCGTCTTTGAACCTTACGAATTGGAGGGACCCGACAATACGCATATCGAGGGTTTACTGATACTGTCTGCAGTTGCCTCTGTCACGAGAAAGCTGATCCTCGGGACTGCCATGGTGATCTGTCACAGAAACCCCATCCACCTGGCTCAGCTCTTCGCGAGTTTAAGCACGATCTCCAATGGCCGGCTTATCATGGGCATGGGTCTAGGTGGCTTCCCGCATGAATTCGCGGCAGCAGGCCGTCCGAACACGCTGCAAGACCGCGCCAATCTGGCAAGGATCAGCTCAAACATCTGCCGCAGACTTTGGGCTGGAGAAAAAGTCTCCTACAGTGACGGCTATTTCAACTTCGAGAATGTCGAGCTCAAGCCTACTCCGGTAAATCCCATTCCGATCTGGGCCGGGGGTGGAACCCCGGCTTCTTGCAGGCGCGCCGTGGAGTATTGCAACGGCTGGATGCCTGCGCGGATCACTCTCGCGACTTTCAGAAAATTCAAGAAATACATCCTGGAGCTTTCTAAGAAAGCCGGGAAACCAATGATAACAGCGGGAGTCATGCCCTTTACCAGCATAACCAAAGATAAGGAAACGGCGCTGAGCAAAGTCAATGTTAAGGCCCTTATCATCGAGGCCAACAAAAACCCAACCTGGGTAAGACCAACCTCCGGGTCCTTCTCAACACTGGAGGA encodes the following:
- a CDS encoding LLM class flavin-dependent oxidoreductase, with translation MASKLKFGLLLPHFCEHASVEKCTEGSKKAEAYGFDSVWVRDHLVFEPYELEGPDNTHIEGLLILSAVASVTRKLILGTAMVICHRNPIHLAQLFASLSTISNGRLIMGMGLGGFPHEFAAAGRPNTLQDRANLARISSNICRRLWAGEKVSYSDGYFNFENVELKPTPVNPIPIWAGGGTPASCRRAVEYCNGWMPARITLATFRKFKKYILELSKKAGKPMITAGVMPFTSITKDKETALSKVNVKALIIEANKNPTWVRPTSGSFSTLEDIQGLILAGTPEDIVRDTRAYEEAGADHIVYDLRFRYVDWYEQIDFLGREVLPALRA